The following are encoded together in the Kribbella voronezhensis genome:
- a CDS encoding S8 family serine peptidase, translating to MRSRKRGLALALAAALVVTIAGNASAAQGATGEPATWPPGNADQVVTLITGDKVILTDGDPAKLRVERGPGRDKVVFRVLRDNKAGHVTVLPMDVSAMVGSGRLDRRLFDVTGLIRMGYDDAHLRATPLIVEYAARQRSASALPGATITRQLPAVGGAAVQVPKSASGEFLGQLDANARSAAGISKIWLDGKGKVLLDQSVPQIGAPAAWKAGYTGKGVKVAVLDTGIDKTHPDLSTRVVGGKNFTSDPAGDKFGHGTHVASIIAGTAAASGGKYKGVAPDAQLLDGKVCDGEGGCEESAVIAAMQWAAVEQKAKVVNMSLGWPDTAEVNPMEAALNRLTAQTGTLFVVAAGNSGPDAQTLGSPASADAALTVGAVDKSDQLAEFSGRGPRLGDGSIKPDVTAPGVDIVAARAKNVE from the coding sequence ATGCGAAGCAGGAAGAGGGGGCTGGCGCTCGCGCTGGCGGCAGCGCTGGTGGTGACGATCGCCGGCAACGCATCGGCGGCGCAAGGTGCCACTGGGGAACCGGCGACATGGCCGCCGGGTAACGCGGATCAGGTGGTCACTTTGATCACGGGGGACAAGGTGATCCTGACGGATGGGGACCCGGCGAAGCTGCGCGTGGAGAGAGGGCCGGGACGGGACAAGGTCGTCTTCCGGGTTCTGCGGGACAACAAGGCCGGCCACGTCACCGTGCTGCCGATGGATGTCAGCGCGATGGTGGGCTCCGGCCGGCTCGACCGGCGCCTGTTCGACGTGACCGGCCTGATCCGGATGGGGTACGACGACGCGCACCTCCGGGCGACTCCGTTGATCGTCGAGTACGCCGCCCGGCAGCGATCGGCCAGCGCGTTGCCGGGGGCAACGATCACCCGGCAGTTGCCGGCCGTCGGCGGGGCAGCGGTCCAGGTGCCGAAGAGCGCCTCGGGGGAGTTCCTTGGGCAACTGGACGCCAACGCCCGGTCGGCGGCCGGGATCAGCAAGATCTGGCTGGACGGCAAGGGCAAGGTGCTCCTGGACCAGAGCGTTCCGCAGATCGGTGCACCCGCCGCCTGGAAGGCCGGGTACACGGGCAAGGGCGTCAAGGTGGCGGTGCTCGACACCGGCATCGACAAGACCCACCCCGATCTGAGCACCAGGGTGGTCGGCGGGAAGAACTTCACCAGCGACCCGGCCGGTGACAAGTTCGGGCACGGCACCCACGTCGCCTCGATCATCGCGGGCACGGCGGCCGCCTCGGGCGGGAAGTACAAGGGCGTCGCGCCGGACGCCCAACTGCTGGACGGCAAGGTGTGCGACGGCGAGGGCGGCTGCGAAGAGTCGGCCGTGATCGCCGCGATGCAGTGGGCGGCCGTCGAGCAGAAGGCCAAGGTCGTCAACATGAGTCTGGGCTGGCCGGACACGGCCGAGGTCAATCCGATGGAGGCGGCGCTCAACCGGCTCACCGCCCAGACCGGCACTCTGTTTGTCGTTGCCGCCGGCAACAGTGGACCCGACGCGCAGACGCTGGGCTCACCCGCCAGCGCGGACGCGGCACTCACTGTGGGCGCGGTGGACAAGTCCGACCAGTTGGCAGAGTTCTCCGGCCGCGGACCACGCCTCGGCGACGGCTCCATCAAGCCCGACGTCACCGCGCCCGGCGTCGACATCGTCGCCGCCCGCGCGAAGAACGTCGAGTGA
- a CDS encoding malate dehydrogenase translates to MSTTPVKVAVTGAAGQIGYSLLFRIASGALLGPDTPVELRLLEITPALKALEGVVMELDDCAFPALAGIEIGDDANTIFDGANVALLVGARPRTKGMERGDLLEANGAIFTVQGKALNDHAADDIRITVTGNPANTNALIAKSNAPDIPAERFSALTRLDHNRALAQLAKKTGTHVTDLKKLTIWGNHSATQYPDIFHAEVGGKNAAEVVNDQNWIENDFLPTVQKRGAAIIEARGASSAASAAAATIDHTRDWLRGSADGDWLSMAVVSDGSYGVPEGLISSFPVTTKDGNWEIVQGLEINDFSRGKIDASTQELGEERDAVQALNLLG, encoded by the coding sequence GTGAGCACTACACCCGTGAAGGTCGCCGTCACCGGCGCCGCCGGCCAGATCGGCTACAGCCTGCTGTTCCGCATCGCCAGCGGTGCCCTGCTCGGGCCGGACACCCCGGTCGAGCTGCGGCTGCTGGAGATCACGCCGGCACTGAAGGCACTCGAGGGTGTCGTGATGGAGCTCGACGACTGCGCGTTCCCGGCCCTGGCCGGGATCGAGATCGGCGACGACGCCAACACCATCTTCGACGGCGCGAACGTCGCCCTGCTGGTCGGCGCCCGCCCGCGCACCAAGGGCATGGAGCGCGGCGACCTGCTCGAGGCCAACGGCGCGATCTTCACCGTTCAGGGCAAGGCGCTGAACGACCACGCCGCGGACGACATCCGGATCACCGTGACCGGCAACCCGGCCAACACCAACGCGCTGATCGCCAAGAGCAACGCGCCGGACATCCCGGCCGAGCGGTTCTCCGCGCTGACCCGGCTGGACCACAACCGCGCGCTCGCGCAGCTCGCGAAGAAGACCGGCACCCACGTGACCGACCTCAAGAAGCTGACGATCTGGGGCAACCACAGCGCCACGCAGTACCCGGACATCTTCCACGCCGAGGTCGGCGGCAAGAACGCCGCCGAGGTCGTCAACGACCAGAACTGGATCGAGAACGACTTCCTGCCCACCGTGCAGAAGCGCGGCGCGGCGATCATCGAGGCCCGCGGCGCCTCCTCGGCCGCCTCGGCCGCGGCCGCCACGATCGACCACACCCGTGACTGGCTGCGCGGCTCGGCCGACGGCGACTGGCTGTCGATGGCAGTCGTCTCCGACGGCTCGTACGGCGTCCCGGAGGGCCTCATCTCGTCGTTCCCGGTGACCACCAAGGACGGCAACTGGGAGATCGTCCAGGGCCTGGAGATCAACGACTTCTCCCGCGGCAAGATCGACGCCAGCACCCAGGAGCTCGGCGAGGAGCGCGACGCGGTGCAGGCGCTCAACCTGCTCGGCTAG
- a CDS encoding DUF3017 domain-containing protein, producing the protein MAGEAQRRSEWPLALSVIVAAAGLVILTFYDWRNGILLFAGGVLLAGLLRAALGDDAAGLLHVRSRMFDAALLLGVGATILLLGLIVPS; encoded by the coding sequence ATGGCGGGCGAGGCGCAGCGCCGCAGCGAATGGCCGCTGGCGTTGTCGGTGATCGTCGCCGCGGCCGGCCTGGTGATCCTCACCTTCTACGACTGGCGCAACGGCATCCTGCTCTTCGCCGGCGGAGTCCTGCTGGCCGGTCTGCTCCGGGCCGCCCTCGGCGACGACGCGGCCGGCCTGCTGCACGTCCGCAGCCGCATGTTCGACGCCGCCCTCCTGCTCGGAGTGGGCGCCACCATTCTGCTGCTGGGCCTGATCGTCCCCAGCTGA
- a CDS encoding S8 family serine peptidase has translation MRFPRRRTAAAASVIALAAAGLAQPQVAHSSSHRPTPASSHRDSSRSVTLLTGDTVQLGPTGQPEIRTRRNGISYAVQKVANHLYVVPSDAAALLSQGKLDHRLFDVSALLTAGLDDQQSKEVRLLVEYSQPTGRLRSINASPTRFAKTDAAAGWANLVKGQRLAGSVRKIWLDGKRELSLDKSVPQIGAPEAWKAGLTGKGVKVAVLDSGIDATHPDLAGKVIATQNFTQDPAGDQFGHGTHVASTIAGSGAASGGRYRGVAPDAELLDGKVCASTCFDSDILAGMEWAVAQGADVVNLSLGGTDTPEIDPLEEAVNRLSSQALFVVASGNWPYCTSPRYGVSSPATADAALAVAAVDKADAFADFSCTGPRLGDHAIKPDITAPGVDIVAARAKDGVIGEPVDENYTKLSGTSMATPHVTGSAAILAQQHPDWTPAGLKAALMGSAKTNPDQTLFQQGAGRVDVGTATRQSVAPLEGSISYPVQTWPHTDDELVNRTITYQNSGTADVDLHLVAQSNDPDGRPAGTFTLGQSSVRVPAGGTAKVTVTANTKLDGPNGYYAGRVIATAGTTHLTTVLSVEREAESYNLTIRHLDRQGGPIQPVETVVASHDDSEAFDFAYDPVSVVRLPKGKYVLDSYIRLPTSDDRKDRAFLAMPELDLSKDTTVTFDAAQAKPVKVAPPRADAAPYSIELGFARGTQLSFAYLTGTSFDGLATAQVGPAVAGTDFASTLLTQWCRPGEPMGCDDASPYHYLLQWFVPGELYTGFDKAVRPQDLAVVKTDYAASSANDRMEMGRFASPLAELPEQPVGGFSLFPKLPSESTLYLQAKGIRWSTRYREIIVDPDSGNWGDGTEFRASPRTYRAGSTSVEHWNKGVFGPGFPATDQRLSDPDRKPWAGRDGDHLHTDLPLFTDGFGHAGFSPTDEARTTLTQDGKVIAEATETAGVLTADLPAGAAQYRLEAEAKRNSQNGPTSEVSAVWTFRSGRTAVDSALPLSAVRFSPALDDHNRAKPGWVPVSVQRQPGSAAQPARTLAVQVSYDEGKSWQPAPVRRHGAAWQVKVTPPPGTAYVSLRAQSADRAGNTIDQTVVKAFAVSS, from the coding sequence ATGCGCTTCCCGCGTCGAAGAACCGCCGCTGCCGCCAGCGTGATCGCCCTCGCCGCCGCAGGGCTGGCCCAGCCCCAAGTCGCGCATTCCAGCTCCCACCGGCCCACTCCGGCAAGCAGTCACAGGGATTCGTCCCGCAGCGTCACCCTGCTCACCGGTGACACCGTCCAACTCGGCCCGACGGGTCAACCCGAGATCAGGACCCGCCGCAACGGCATCTCGTACGCCGTACAGAAGGTCGCGAACCACCTGTACGTCGTACCGTCGGACGCCGCAGCCCTGCTGAGCCAGGGCAAACTCGACCACCGCCTCTTCGACGTCAGCGCCTTGCTGACAGCAGGACTGGACGATCAGCAGAGCAAGGAGGTCCGGCTCCTGGTCGAGTACTCGCAGCCGACCGGCAGACTCCGCTCGATCAACGCCTCGCCGACCCGCTTCGCCAAGACCGATGCCGCGGCCGGCTGGGCGAACCTGGTCAAGGGGCAACGCCTCGCCGGTTCCGTCCGCAAGATCTGGCTCGACGGCAAGCGCGAGCTCAGCCTGGACAAGTCGGTCCCGCAGATCGGCGCGCCGGAAGCGTGGAAGGCCGGCCTGACTGGCAAGGGCGTCAAGGTCGCCGTCCTCGACAGCGGGATCGACGCCACCCACCCCGACCTGGCCGGCAAGGTGATCGCCACCCAGAACTTCACCCAGGATCCCGCCGGGGACCAGTTCGGCCACGGAACGCACGTCGCCTCGACCATCGCCGGCTCGGGCGCCGCCTCGGGTGGCAGGTACCGGGGTGTCGCGCCGGATGCCGAACTGCTGGACGGCAAGGTCTGCGCGTCCACCTGCTTCGACTCCGACATCCTGGCCGGGATGGAGTGGGCCGTCGCGCAGGGCGCCGACGTCGTCAACCTCAGCCTCGGTGGTACCGATACCCCGGAGATCGATCCGCTCGAGGAGGCGGTCAACCGGCTCAGCTCGCAGGCCCTCTTCGTCGTTGCCTCCGGCAACTGGCCGTACTGCACCAGCCCCCGGTACGGCGTATCGTCGCCCGCCACCGCCGATGCGGCCCTCGCCGTCGCCGCCGTCGACAAGGCCGACGCGTTCGCGGACTTCTCCTGCACCGGACCACGGCTCGGTGATCATGCGATCAAGCCGGACATCACCGCGCCCGGCGTCGACATCGTCGCCGCCCGCGCCAAGGACGGCGTGATCGGCGAGCCGGTCGACGAGAACTACACGAAGCTGTCCGGTACGTCGATGGCCACGCCGCACGTCACCGGCTCGGCCGCGATCCTGGCCCAGCAGCACCCGGACTGGACTCCGGCCGGACTCAAGGCGGCGCTGATGGGCTCGGCGAAGACCAATCCGGACCAGACCCTCTTCCAGCAAGGCGCCGGACGCGTCGACGTCGGCACCGCCACCAGGCAGAGCGTCGCGCCCTTGGAAGGCAGCATCTCCTACCCCGTCCAGACCTGGCCGCACACCGACGACGAGCTGGTGAACAGGACGATCACCTACCAGAACTCCGGTACGGCGGATGTCGACCTGCACTTGGTTGCTCAAAGCAATGATCCGGACGGCCGTCCGGCCGGGACCTTCACGCTCGGCCAGTCCTCGGTGCGTGTCCCCGCGGGCGGCACCGCGAAGGTCACCGTCACCGCGAACACCAAGCTGGACGGTCCCAACGGCTACTACGCCGGGCGGGTGATCGCGACCGCCGGCACGACTCACCTGACCACGGTGCTCTCCGTCGAACGCGAGGCCGAGAGCTACAACCTGACGATCCGGCACCTGGACCGCCAGGGCGGCCCGATCCAGCCGGTGGAGACGGTGGTGGCGTCGCACGACGATTCCGAGGCGTTCGACTTCGCCTACGATCCGGTCAGCGTGGTCCGGCTGCCGAAGGGGAAGTACGTCCTGGACAGCTATATCCGGCTGCCGACGAGCGATGACCGCAAGGACCGGGCGTTCCTGGCGATGCCGGAACTCGACCTGAGCAAGGACACCACAGTGACCTTCGATGCGGCGCAGGCCAAACCGGTCAAGGTCGCGCCACCACGAGCCGATGCCGCGCCGTACTCGATCGAGCTCGGGTTCGCCCGTGGCACGCAGCTCTCCTTCGCCTATCTCACCGGCACGTCCTTCGACGGCCTGGCCACTGCCCAGGTCGGGCCCGCAGTCGCGGGCACGGACTTCGCCAGCACCCTGCTGACCCAGTGGTGCAGACCTGGCGAACCGATGGGCTGTGACGACGCCTCTCCGTATCACTACCTCCTGCAGTGGTTCGTGCCCGGCGAGCTGTACACGGGCTTCGACAAGGCAGTGCGCCCGCAGGATCTGGCCGTCGTCAAGACCGACTACGCGGCCTCCTCGGCGAACGACAGGATGGAGATGGGCCGGTTCGCCAGCCCTCTCGCAGAGCTGCCCGAACAGCCCGTGGGCGGCTTCTCCCTCTTCCCGAAGCTGCCCAGTGAGTCCACCCTGTATCTCCAGGCGAAGGGCATCCGCTGGTCCACGCGGTACCGGGAGATCATCGTCGACCCGGACAGCGGCAACTGGGGCGACGGCACCGAGTTCCGGGCTTCGCCGCGGACCTACCGGGCGGGCAGCACCAGCGTCGAACACTGGAACAAGGGCGTCTTCGGCCCCGGTTTCCCGGCCACCGACCAGCGGCTGTCCGATCCGGACCGCAAGCCCTGGGCCGGTCGCGACGGTGATCACCTGCACACCGATCTACCCTTGTTCACCGACGGTTTCGGGCATGCGGGCTTCTCGCCGACCGACGAGGCCCGAACGACGCTGACGCAAGACGGCAAGGTGATCGCCGAAGCAACCGAGACGGCCGGTGTGCTGACCGCCGACCTGCCGGCAGGCGCCGCGCAGTACCGGCTGGAGGCCGAGGCCAAGCGGAATTCGCAGAACGGCCCGACCAGCGAAGTCAGTGCGGTCTGGACGTTCCGTTCCGGCCGCACTGCTGTGGACAGCGCGCTGCCGTTGTCGGCGGTTCGGTTCAGCCCAGCGCTCGACGACCACAACCGGGCCAAGCCGGGTTGGGTTCCGGTGTCGGTCCAGCGGCAACCTGGTTCGGCGGCGCAACCGGCCAGGACCCTTGCAGTGCAGGTGTCATACGACGAAGGCAAGAGCTGGCAGCCGGCTCCAGTACGACGCCATGGTGCGGCCTGGCAGGTCAAGGTCACCCCGCCGCCCGGTACTGCGTATGTCTCGCTGCGAGCCCAGTCAGCAGACCGGGCCGGCAACACGATCGACCAGACCGTAGTGAAGGCGTTCGCGGTTTCGAGCTGA
- a CDS encoding spermidine synthase, with protein MERKVGSGVATVEAEADGTFVLRVDGSLQSQVDLADPANLCFEYVRRIGDVLDAVAERRQPISVLHIGGAGLTLARYVAATRPRSRQIVLEPDEDLTEFVRETLPLPKRAGIKVRPVTGRAGIAAVYPDSVDVVIVDAFVHEAVPANLVTAEFVAECARVLRPAGLLVFNLIDGSAGLTFVRRVAATLRTHLTPPAGGSEGAGPPARLSGAAESRPPGGAGFGVVLAERKVLRGKGFGNVVLVGSAQPVPELSDAGRRAQPPYEVLPLAELAGKAEPLTDADGFTTPAAPAGTFGR; from the coding sequence ATGGAACGCAAGGTCGGTAGTGGGGTCGCGACCGTCGAGGCCGAGGCCGACGGGACCTTCGTCCTGCGGGTCGACGGGTCGCTGCAGTCGCAGGTCGATCTCGCCGACCCGGCGAATCTCTGTTTCGAGTACGTCCGCCGGATCGGTGACGTGCTCGACGCCGTGGCCGAACGCCGGCAGCCGATCTCGGTGCTGCACATCGGTGGGGCTGGGTTGACGCTGGCCCGGTACGTCGCCGCGACCCGGCCGCGGTCGCGGCAGATCGTGCTGGAGCCGGACGAGGACCTGACCGAGTTCGTCCGCGAGACGCTGCCGCTGCCGAAGCGGGCGGGCATCAAGGTCCGGCCGGTCACCGGGCGGGCCGGGATCGCGGCGGTCTACCCGGATTCGGTCGACGTGGTGATCGTCGACGCCTTCGTCCACGAGGCGGTCCCGGCGAACCTCGTCACCGCCGAGTTCGTCGCCGAGTGCGCCCGCGTACTGCGCCCCGCCGGCCTGCTGGTGTTCAACCTCATCGACGGCTCCGCGGGCCTCACTTTCGTCCGCCGAGTAGCCGCCACCCTCCGCACCCACCTCACTCCACCCGCCGGGGGGAGTGAGGGTGCCGGCCCGCCGGCCCGCCTCAGCGGCGCGGCGGAGTCTCGCCCGCCTGGCGGGGCGGGGTTCGGGGTGGTGCTGGCCGAGCGGAAGGTGTTGCGGGGGAAAGGGTTCGGGAACGTGGTGCTGGTGGGGTCGGCACAGCCGGTGCCGGAGCTGTCCGACGCGGGGCGGCGCGCGCAACCGCCGTACGAGGTGCTGCCGCTGGCTGAGCTGGCGGGGAAGGCCGAGCCGCTCACCGACGCCGACGGATTCACCACGCCGGCCGCGCCCGCGGGGACCTTCGGGCGCTGA
- a CDS encoding bifunctional methylenetetrahydrofolate dehydrogenase/methenyltetrahydrofolate cyclohydrolase: MTAEILDGKATAAAIKSELAVRVAKLAEQGVVPGLGTILVGDDPGSRAYVAGKHRDCAAVGIASIEVELPATATQDEIAAKVIELNENPACTGFIVQLPLPKHVDTNEILGLIDPVKDADGLHPVSLGKLVLGQDGPLPCTPKGCVEILRRYDVPIAGAHVVVVGRGVTAGRPMGLLFTRKSENATVTQCHTGTKDLASVVRTGDIVIAAAGSAGLITADMIKPGAVLLDVGTSRSAEGKIVGDIEPAAREVASWIAPMPGGIGPMTRAMLLTNVVEAAEAAVAG; encoded by the coding sequence GTGACGGCGGAGATTCTGGACGGCAAGGCGACCGCGGCGGCGATCAAGAGCGAGCTGGCGGTCCGGGTGGCGAAGCTGGCCGAGCAGGGCGTGGTGCCCGGCCTCGGCACGATCCTGGTCGGCGACGACCCCGGCAGCCGGGCGTACGTCGCGGGCAAGCACCGGGACTGCGCCGCGGTCGGGATCGCCTCGATCGAGGTCGAACTGCCCGCTACCGCGACCCAGGACGAGATCGCGGCCAAGGTGATCGAGCTGAACGAGAACCCGGCCTGCACCGGCTTCATCGTCCAGCTCCCGCTGCCGAAGCACGTCGACACCAACGAGATCCTCGGCCTGATCGACCCGGTCAAGGACGCGGACGGTCTGCACCCGGTCAGCCTCGGCAAGCTCGTCCTCGGCCAGGACGGCCCACTGCCCTGTACGCCGAAGGGCTGCGTCGAGATCCTCCGCCGCTACGACGTACCGATCGCCGGGGCGCACGTGGTCGTCGTCGGCCGCGGGGTCACCGCGGGACGCCCGATGGGCCTGCTGTTCACCCGGAAGTCGGAGAACGCGACCGTCACCCAGTGCCACACCGGCACCAAGGATCTCGCCTCGGTCGTCCGGACCGGCGACATCGTGATCGCCGCGGCCGGTTCGGCCGGCCTGATCACCGCCGACATGATCAAGCCGGGCGCCGTCCTGCTCGACGTCGGTACCAGCCGCAGCGCCGAGGGCAAGATCGTCGGCGACATCGAGCCGGCCGCCCGCGAGGTGGCGAGCTGGATCGCGCCGATGCCCGGCGGGATCGGCCCGATGACCCGCGCGATGCTGCTCACCAACGTGGTGGAGGCGGCCGAAGCCGCCGTCGCCGGCTGA
- a CDS encoding TetR/AcrR family transcriptional regulator, producing MATTTPARERTRREIEQQAMALFASQGYDATSLQDIATAAGCSKATVLYHFNGKPAVLAAVLEPSRIALNELNAEAAGMSAAAAQEFALTRFVELAVEFRGLINVLQDLLSTIEQYPEFADLIAAGMRMTEILAGGTDDQLEIDLAKFAINGLLGECRHRGERTDAELHTLCDTALRRILRLNR from the coding sequence ATGGCAACCACCACCCCGGCGCGGGAGCGGACCCGGCGCGAGATCGAGCAGCAGGCGATGGCGCTGTTCGCGAGCCAGGGGTACGACGCGACCTCGTTGCAGGACATCGCGACTGCCGCCGGTTGCTCGAAGGCGACCGTGCTCTACCACTTCAACGGCAAGCCGGCGGTGCTCGCAGCCGTCCTCGAACCGTCACGGATCGCACTGAACGAGCTCAACGCGGAGGCGGCCGGGATGTCCGCCGCGGCGGCTCAGGAGTTCGCGCTGACCCGGTTCGTCGAGCTCGCCGTCGAGTTCCGCGGGCTGATCAATGTGCTGCAGGACCTGCTGAGCACGATCGAGCAGTATCCCGAGTTCGCCGACCTCATCGCGGCCGGGATGCGGATGACCGAGATCCTCGCCGGCGGCACCGACGACCAACTCGAGATCGACCTGGCGAAGTTCGCCATCAACGGCCTGCTCGGCGAGTGCCGGCACCGGGGCGAGCGCACCGACGCCGAACTGCACACCCTCTGTGACACCGCGCTGCGCCGGATCCTCCGGCTGAACCGCTGA
- a CDS encoding MOSC domain-containing protein, with amino-acid sequence MSTAKVAALNYYPVKGLAGVSVEQAEVTPTGLLHDRSFMLVDPEGTFLSQRTVPAMAPLKVHVLGDSLRLTADGADDLEVPIRYDGKRRDVSLFNKWFGAGVVQDPAADEWFSERLGRRTGLVRVTPEHERPGWGVHKGQTGFGDAHALLITSLSSLDGLNERIVERGGTPIPMNRFRPNLVIAGWHEPHTEDRVLRASAGEVDFGYAARAIRCAVPTVDQATGRKSGPEPTRTLATYRRQPDYGGGVSFGMKAAVLKPGTIHVGDEILVHDWLPTGPDPAPLTR; translated from the coding sequence GTGTCCACAGCCAAGGTTGCCGCGCTGAACTACTACCCGGTGAAGGGTCTGGCCGGGGTGTCGGTCGAGCAGGCCGAAGTGACGCCGACCGGGCTCCTGCACGACCGCAGCTTCATGCTGGTCGACCCCGAAGGCACCTTCCTCAGCCAGCGAACCGTTCCCGCGATGGCGCCGCTGAAGGTGCACGTCCTCGGCGACTCCCTGCGGCTGACCGCCGACGGCGCCGACGACCTCGAAGTACCGATCCGGTACGACGGTAAGCGGCGCGACGTGAGCCTGTTCAACAAGTGGTTCGGCGCCGGTGTCGTTCAGGACCCGGCCGCGGACGAGTGGTTCTCCGAGCGTCTCGGGCGGCGCACAGGGTTGGTCCGGGTGACGCCCGAGCACGAGCGCCCCGGCTGGGGCGTGCACAAGGGGCAGACCGGCTTCGGTGACGCGCATGCTCTGCTGATCACGTCGCTGTCGTCGCTCGACGGGTTGAACGAGCGAATCGTGGAGCGCGGCGGCACCCCGATCCCGATGAACCGCTTCCGGCCGAACCTCGTCATCGCGGGCTGGCACGAGCCGCACACCGAGGACCGCGTACTACGTGCGTCGGCCGGCGAGGTCGACTTCGGGTACGCCGCCCGGGCGATCCGGTGCGCCGTGCCGACCGTCGACCAGGCGACCGGCCGCAAGAGCGGACCCGAGCCGACGCGCACGCTCGCGACGTACCGGCGGCAACCCGACTACGGCGGCGGGGTCAGCTTCGGGATGAAGGCGGCCGTGCTCAAGCCGGGCACCATCCACGTCGGCGATGAGATCTTGGTACACGATTGGTTGCCGACGGGACCTGATCCGGCGCCGCTGACTCGGTAA